One Chitinivibrionales bacterium genomic region harbors:
- a CDS encoding NlpC/P60 family protein, which translates to MIFSSCAASYRAVTDSSGKIHYYVPANYDYRKDYKVPEDKLKKITDSYLGVRYKNGGMDRCGFDCSGFVCVVFRELNHARLPRSTRQLKWLGRGIAVRDARPGDLMFFKGGVFNAVNHVGIYMGGNSFVHASTSSGVRYDRLDDEYYTKHFAMVRRIF; encoded by the coding sequence TTGATTTTTTCCTCCTGCGCCGCTTCCTACCGCGCCGTCACCGACTCCTCGGGAAAAATCCATTACTACGTTCCCGCGAACTACGATTACCGCAAGGATTACAAAGTGCCTGAAGATAAATTGAAAAAAATCACCGACTCCTATCTCGGCGTGCGGTACAAAAACGGCGGCATGGACCGCTGCGGGTTCGATTGCTCGGGCTTCGTGTGCGTGGTGTTCAGGGAGCTCAACCATGCAAGGCTCCCCCGCTCCACCCGGCAGCTCAAATGGCTCGGCCGCGGTATTGCGGTGCGCGACGCGAGGCCCGGCGACCTGATGTTTTTCAAGGGCGGCGTGTTCAACGCGGTCAACCACGTGGGCATTTACATGGGCGGCAATTCCTTCGTCCATGCGAGCACATCAAGCGGCGTGCGGTACGACAGGCTTGACGACGAGTATTACACAAAGCATTTTGCAATGGTAAGGAGGATTTTCTGA
- the pheA gene encoding prephenate dehydratase codes for MKIAFAGERGAFAELAAAQYFGPAHSLAPVPEFEDVFVAVERGRAAQGIIPIENSLTGSIHQNYDLLLEGDLSITGEIFLRVSHYLIANHGVKPHNVMRVYSHPQGLAQCKKFLRKMPQAERVPVSNTAAAVRKIKDCRLLDAAAIASLQAAIDYDMNVLAKNIEDNKANITRFLILSKKAAPLPRRSAGLKTSVVFSLKNMPGALFKGLSVFALRDVDLLKIESRPVHGKPFEYLFYLDFAGGSGEERQANALNHLREITVFCRVLGSYERGKLVHPEYKKR; via the coding sequence ATGAAGATCGCGTTTGCAGGGGAAAGGGGAGCGTTTGCGGAGCTTGCCGCGGCCCAGTATTTCGGGCCGGCCCACTCGCTGGCACCGGTGCCCGAGTTCGAGGACGTGTTTGTGGCGGTGGAGCGCGGCAGGGCCGCTCAGGGCATCATTCCCATAGAGAACTCGCTCACCGGCAGCATCCACCAGAACTACGACCTGCTTCTGGAAGGCGATCTCTCCATCACCGGCGAGATATTTTTACGGGTCTCCCATTATCTCATCGCAAACCACGGGGTGAAGCCGCACAACGTGATGCGCGTGTATTCACACCCGCAGGGGCTTGCGCAATGCAAAAAGTTCCTCAGGAAAATGCCCCAGGCCGAGCGCGTTCCCGTGTCCAACACCGCGGCGGCGGTGCGCAAGATAAAGGACTGCCGGCTCCTTGACGCAGCGGCAATCGCCTCGCTCCAGGCCGCGATCGATTACGACATGAACGTTCTTGCCAAGAACATCGAGGACAACAAGGCCAACATCACCCGGTTCCTCATCCTGTCCAAAAAAGCCGCGCCATTGCCGCGGCGCAGCGCCGGCCTCAAGACCTCGGTGGTGTTCTCGCTCAAGAACATGCCCGGCGCGCTGTTCAAGGGCCTGAGCGTGTTCGCGCTGCGCGACGTCGATCTGCTCAAGATCGAATCGCGGCCGGTGCACGGCAAACCCTTCGAATACCTGTTTTACCTCGACTTTGCAGGCGGGAGCGGCGAGGAGCGCCAGGCAAACGCGCTCAACCACCTGCGGGAGATCACGGTGTTCTGCCGGGTGCTCGGCTCGTACGAGCGGGGAAAGCTGGTGCACCCGGAGTATAAAAAAAGGTAG
- a CDS encoding anaerobic sulfatase maturase, translated as MEHAPECLVMAKPAGPACNLRCTYCYYLDKEKLFPAGPRRMSGELLARYIRQRFEASPGPATHFEWHGGEPTLVGLDYFRTIIRLQRAHAPAGRTFSNGLQTNGLLLDAAWADFLAKEGFSVGLSIDGPQEFHDRFRRAADGRPTHERAVAAYRLLRERGVFCNVLCVLHSVNTAEPDKTYDFFRSIGAAYLQFLPLTGAGRLCAGPQDIGAFLCRVFDRWIREDVGRIVVQIFDEALRPLYGMPHALCLFRPACGEAAVLEHDGSFYACDHFADPQHLIGNIRDKSLRDLASDPAMKRFGAAKRDSLPRQCRQCGALAFCNGGCPKDRTAFTADGEPGLNVLCPAFKALFFHAKPELMRLAEHMKSGRRLREFAAGA; from the coding sequence TTGGAACATGCCCCCGAATGCCTGGTGATGGCCAAGCCGGCCGGCCCCGCCTGCAACCTGCGCTGCACGTACTGCTATTACCTTGACAAAGAGAAATTGTTCCCGGCCGGGCCGCGCCGCATGTCCGGCGAGCTGCTCGCGCGGTACATCCGGCAGCGCTTCGAGGCGTCGCCGGGCCCCGCCACTCACTTCGAATGGCACGGCGGAGAGCCAACGCTCGTGGGGCTGGACTATTTCCGCACGATTATACGCCTGCAGCGGGCGCACGCGCCCGCCGGACGGACCTTTTCCAACGGCCTGCAAACCAACGGCCTGCTCCTCGACGCCGCTTGGGCGGATTTTCTTGCCAAAGAGGGATTTTCGGTCGGCCTCAGCATCGACGGGCCGCAGGAATTCCACGATCGTTTCAGACGGGCGGCGGACGGCCGCCCCACGCACGAGCGGGCCGTGGCGGCATACCGCCTGCTCAGGGAGCGAGGCGTTTTCTGCAACGTGCTGTGCGTTCTCCATTCCGTCAACACGGCCGAGCCCGACAAAACCTACGATTTCTTCCGGAGCATCGGTGCCGCCTACCTCCAGTTCCTGCCGCTCACCGGGGCGGGCAGGCTCTGCGCCGGACCCCAGGATATCGGGGCGTTCCTGTGCCGCGTCTTCGACCGCTGGATACGCGAGGACGTGGGGCGCATCGTGGTCCAGATATTCGACGAGGCCCTGCGGCCGCTGTACGGCATGCCGCACGCCTTGTGCCTGTTCCGTCCGGCGTGCGGCGAGGCCGCCGTGCTGGAGCACGACGGGAGCTTTTACGCATGCGACCATTTCGCGGATCCGCAGCACCTGATCGGGAATATCAGAGACAAATCGCTGCGCGACCTGGCGTCCGACCCGGCAATGAAGCGGTTCGGGGCGGCCAAGCGTGACTCGCTTCCCCGGCAATGCCGGCAGTGCGGCGCGCTTGCGTTCTGCAACGGCGGGTGCCCCAAGGACCGGACGGCCTTCACCGCGGACGGCGAGCCGGGACTCAATGTCCTCTGTCCGGCCTTCAAGGCGCTTTTTTTCCATGCAAAACCGGAACTGATGCGACTGGCAGAGCATATGAAGTCGGGAAGGCGGCTGCGGGAGTTTGCGGCAGGGGCGTAG
- a CDS encoding dienelactone hydrolase family protein — protein sequence MAIKGEWITYGGGKGYFAAPERAAAPLPGIIVIQEAFGVNEHIEDVTKRFAAAGYAALAPDLFTVNGERPAPLSPERIGKAVRFMRQLPPGAMANPAIRDAEMAKLPDADRKQIGETYGQIFGGPERLPPYVARLREAFRHLRGAQPQTKGQKVACVGFCMGGGLSALLACEEPEISGAAVFYGATPPADKIHSIRCPVIGFYAGNDTRINPGIPVFEKAMRAAGKQYERFVYDGANHSFFNDDGPSYNVKAVRDAFVRLLAFFQKTLSD from the coding sequence ATGGCGATCAAAGGGGAATGGATCACGTACGGCGGCGGCAAAGGATATTTTGCCGCGCCGGAAAGGGCGGCGGCGCCGCTTCCCGGGATCATCGTGATCCAGGAGGCGTTCGGCGTCAACGAGCATATCGAGGACGTGACGAAACGCTTTGCGGCCGCGGGATACGCGGCGCTGGCGCCCGACCTTTTCACGGTGAACGGCGAAAGGCCGGCACCGCTCTCGCCCGAGCGCATCGGCAAGGCAGTGAGGTTCATGCGGCAGCTGCCGCCGGGCGCCATGGCCAATCCTGCAATTCGGGATGCCGAGATGGCAAAGCTGCCCGACGCCGATCGAAAGCAGATCGGCGAGACTTACGGTCAGATTTTCGGCGGGCCGGAACGGTTGCCCCCGTACGTTGCCCGGCTCAGGGAGGCCTTCCGCCACCTCAGGGGCGCGCAGCCCCAGACCAAGGGCCAGAAAGTGGCATGCGTGGGCTTCTGCATGGGCGGCGGACTGTCGGCGCTTCTTGCCTGCGAGGAGCCCGAAATTTCCGGCGCCGCGGTGTTCTACGGCGCCACGCCGCCGGCCGATAAAATCCATTCCATACGGTGCCCCGTGATCGGCTTCTACGCCGGCAACGATACCCGCATCAACCCCGGCATACCCGTGTTTGAAAAGGCGATGCGCGCCGCGGGAAAACAATACGAGCGTTTCGTGTACGACGGCGCGAACCATTCCTTCTTCAACGACGACGGGCCTTCTTATAACGTCAAGGCGGTGCGAGACGCGTTCGTGAGGCTTCTGGCGTTTTTCCAAAAGACCCTGTCGGACTAG
- a CDS encoding flavodoxin family protein, translating into MNVIAVNGSPRKTWNTATLLRHALDGASSRGAAGEMVHLYDLDYKGCISCFACKLKGGKSYGRCAVSDGLRPVLDKIESADGLVLGSPVYLGMVSGMMRCFLERLVFQYIVYDAQHSHLFKRKIRTGLIYTMNVPQERVAQMGYEEKFKGMEMSLGRVFGACESLFVTDTCQFDDYAKYESSLFNAEEKAARRREVFPEDCRKAFAMGARLAAPQ; encoded by the coding sequence ATGAACGTGATCGCCGTCAACGGAAGCCCGAGAAAGACCTGGAACACCGCGACCCTGCTGCGGCACGCGCTCGACGGCGCCTCCTCGCGGGGCGCGGCCGGCGAGATGGTCCACCTGTACGACCTGGATTACAAGGGCTGCATCAGCTGTTTTGCCTGCAAGCTAAAGGGCGGCAAAAGCTATGGCAGGTGCGCCGTGAGCGACGGCCTGAGGCCGGTGCTTGATAAAATAGAATCGGCGGACGGCCTTGTGCTGGGATCGCCGGTATATCTCGGTATGGTGAGCGGCATGATGCGGTGTTTCCTGGAGCGGTTGGTCTTCCAGTACATTGTATACGATGCGCAGCATTCGCACCTGTTTAAGAGGAAAATCCGCACCGGCCTCATTTACACGATGAACGTGCCGCAGGAGCGTGTGGCGCAGATGGGCTATGAGGAGAAATTCAAGGGCATGGAAATGTCGCTCGGACGGGTTTTCGGCGCGTGTGAATCGCTGTTCGTGACCGACACCTGTCAGTTCGACGATTATGCCAAATACGAATCGTCGCTCTTCAATGCGGAAGAAAAGGCCGCACGGCGCAGGGAAGTTTTTCCCGAAGACTGCCGCAAGGCCTTTGCAATGGGCGCGCGGCTGGCGGCGCCTCAATAA
- the phoU gene encoding phosphate signaling complex protein PhoU: protein MAVHLQKEIDNLKKKILRLSAMVEENVERAVRAVEKRDADLAEKVVDMDRAVDIMEIEVEEECLKVLALHQPVATDLRFIVAVLKINSDLERIGDLTVNIAERSQELARRPEFAFTSNFPAMMEKARLMLKKVLDSLVNLDAKLALSVCAADDEVDALYREMFDKVKAGIVKEPDKVDDYLQMLSITRHLERIADHATNIAEDVIYMIEGSIIRHGAEKFRREAR from the coding sequence ATGGCCGTCCATTTACAGAAGGAAATAGACAACCTCAAAAAGAAAATCCTGCGCCTCTCGGCCATGGTCGAGGAGAACGTGGAGCGCGCGGTGCGCGCCGTGGAGAAACGCGACGCGGACCTCGCCGAGAAGGTGGTGGACATGGACCGGGCGGTCGACATCATGGAAATCGAGGTGGAGGAGGAGTGCCTCAAGGTGCTGGCGCTCCACCAGCCGGTCGCCACCGACCTGCGCTTCATTGTTGCGGTACTCAAGATCAACAGCGACCTCGAGCGCATCGGCGACCTCACGGTGAACATCGCCGAGCGCTCGCAAGAGCTCGCGCGGCGTCCGGAGTTCGCGTTCACCTCCAACTTCCCCGCCATGATGGAGAAGGCGCGGCTCATGCTCAAGAAGGTCCTCGACTCGCTTGTCAATCTCGACGCGAAACTCGCGCTCTCGGTGTGCGCCGCCGACGACGAGGTTGACGCGCTGTACCGCGAGATGTTCGACAAGGTGAAGGCGGGCATCGTCAAGGAGCCCGACAAGGTCGACGACTACCTGCAGATGCTCTCCATCACGCGCCACCTCGAGCGCATCGCCGACCACGCCACCAACATCGCCGAGGACGTGATCTACATGATCGAGGGGTCGATCATCAGGCACGGCGCGGAGAAGTTCAGGCGGGAGGCGCGTTGA
- a CDS encoding ATP-binding protein: protein MWPKKLVWRLFFTCLLIMGVPVALVTWYATDAYSKFYRVQATDDLKARAFLIASQMEQHLAASSSINTDSLCKTLAKKVHTRFTIIAPDGRVLGDSERNPDSMENHGSRQEIVEALKGGIGVSDRFSYTLEQELIYVAVPVYHHGMIAQVVRTSFPVAVIRNALDRLYRRITAVVALTVLLAALASFLVSRSISAPIAAMKIGARRFASGDFSEKLPAAGYEEAAELSAGLNEMARQLSEKIATITEQRNEQDAVLSSMIEGVIAIDAGEKIITINNAAASLFSIDRGHCKGRLIGEVLRNIEVQDFLAATLKVEGPSECELLLPVRGNGEKKAGELFLQLHGTALRGGDGKAIGALMVINDITRIKKLENIRKDFVANVSHELRTPLTSVKGYVETLQAGALDNRDEAQRFLGIIEGQVDRINSIVEDLLSLSRIEQDSERRAIELSAGAICDVLYSAADTCRHKASLKAIEMEVSCDKTIGAAMEKSLLEQAVVNLVDNAINYSDEKKKVWIRGEVRGGEALISVRDEGIGIPAEHLERIFERFYRVDKARSRKLGGTGLGLSIVKHTVLAHHGKVWAESRVGEGSTFYIALPLVK, encoded by the coding sequence ATGTGGCCCAAGAAACTCGTATGGCGCTTGTTCTTCACCTGCCTGCTGATCATGGGCGTGCCGGTCGCGCTTGTCACCTGGTATGCCACCGACGCCTACTCGAAATTTTACCGTGTCCAGGCGACCGATGACCTCAAGGCGCGCGCCTTTCTCATCGCGAGCCAGATGGAACAGCACCTTGCCGCATCCTCCTCGATCAACACCGATTCGCTGTGCAAGACCCTCGCGAAAAAGGTGCATACGCGCTTCACCATCATCGCGCCGGACGGCAGGGTGCTCGGCGATTCGGAGCGCAACCCGGACTCAATGGAAAACCACGGCAGCAGGCAGGAAATCGTTGAGGCGCTCAAGGGCGGCATCGGCGTTTCGGACCGGTTCAGCTACACGCTCGAGCAGGAACTTATTTATGTGGCCGTGCCCGTGTATCATCACGGCATGATCGCGCAGGTCGTGCGCACCTCGTTCCCGGTCGCGGTGATCAGGAATGCGCTCGACCGGCTCTACCGGCGCATTACGGCGGTGGTCGCGCTCACCGTACTGCTCGCGGCGCTGGCAAGTTTCCTTGTGTCAAGAAGCATCAGCGCGCCCATCGCGGCGATGAAGATCGGCGCGCGCCGGTTCGCGTCCGGCGATTTTTCCGAAAAGCTGCCGGCCGCAGGTTACGAGGAGGCGGCCGAGCTCTCGGCCGGGCTCAACGAAATGGCGCGCCAGCTGAGCGAGAAAATCGCCACCATCACCGAGCAGCGCAACGAACAGGACGCGGTGCTGTCGAGCATGATCGAGGGCGTGATCGCGATTGACGCAGGGGAAAAAATCATCACCATCAACAATGCCGCGGCGTCGCTGTTCTCCATCGACCGCGGGCACTGCAAGGGCAGGCTCATCGGCGAGGTGCTGCGGAACATCGAGGTGCAGGATTTCCTCGCCGCCACACTCAAGGTGGAAGGCCCGTCCGAATGCGAACTGCTTCTGCCGGTGCGGGGCAACGGCGAGAAAAAAGCCGGCGAGCTGTTCCTCCAGCTCCATGGCACCGCCCTGCGCGGCGGCGACGGCAAGGCCATCGGCGCGCTCATGGTCATCAACGACATCACCAGGATAAAGAAACTCGAAAACATCCGGAAGGACTTTGTCGCCAATGTTTCCCACGAACTGCGCACGCCGCTCACCTCCGTGAAGGGCTACGTGGAGACGCTGCAGGCCGGCGCGCTTGACAACCGCGACGAGGCGCAGCGCTTCCTCGGGATCATCGAGGGCCAGGTGGACCGCATCAACTCCATCGTGGAGGACCTGCTGTCGCTGTCGCGCATCGAGCAGGACTCGGAGCGCAGGGCAATCGAGCTTTCGGCAGGCGCGATCTGCGACGTGCTGTATTCGGCGGCCGACACGTGCCGCCACAAGGCGTCGCTCAAGGCCATCGAAATGGAGGTCTCGTGCGACAAGACGATCGGCGCGGCCATGGAGAAATCACTGCTCGAGCAGGCCGTGGTGAACCTTGTCGACAACGCGATCAATTACAGCGACGAAAAGAAGAAGGTCTGGATACGGGGCGAGGTCAGGGGCGGCGAGGCGCTCATATCGGTGCGCGACGAGGGCATCGGCATACCGGCCGAGCACCTGGAGCGGATCTTCGAGCGGTTCTACCGCGTTGACAAGGCCCGCAGCAGAAAGCTCGGCGGCACGGGCCTCGGGCTCTCTATTGTAAAGCATACCGTCCTGGCGCACCACGGCAAGGTGTGGGCGGAAAGCAGGGTGGGCGAGGGGAGCACGTTCTATATCGCGTTGCCGCTGGTGAAATAA
- a CDS encoding response regulator transcription factor encodes MAREHILIVEDEEEIQELISYNLTKEGFRTAAALSGEEALKKARAERFDLVLLDLMLPGMDGLDVCKALRKDEKTQTVPVIMLTAKGEESDIVTGLELGADDYVVKPFSPKVLVARIRTVLRRKSAEPFDESKPVEIHDLSIHPGRREVLFKKKPVPLTNMEFRVLHFLASRPGWVFSRYQIVEGVRGDNYPVTDRSVDVLIVGLRKKLDAAGAYVETVRGVGYRFKEEA; translated from the coding sequence ATGGCGCGAGAACACATTCTCATTGTTGAAGACGAAGAGGAAATCCAGGAGCTCATCAGCTACAACCTCACCAAGGAGGGGTTCAGGACCGCCGCCGCCCTGTCGGGCGAGGAGGCGCTGAAGAAGGCGCGGGCCGAGCGGTTCGACCTCGTGCTCCTCGACCTCATGCTGCCGGGCATGGATGGGCTTGACGTATGCAAAGCGCTGCGCAAGGACGAAAAGACCCAGACCGTGCCCGTGATCATGCTCACGGCAAAGGGGGAGGAGTCCGACATCGTGACCGGGCTCGAGCTCGGCGCCGACGACTACGTCGTGAAGCCGTTTTCCCCCAAGGTGCTCGTGGCGCGCATAAGAACCGTGCTGCGCAGGAAAAGCGCCGAGCCCTTTGACGAATCGAAGCCGGTGGAGATCCACGACCTGTCCATCCATCCGGGCAGGCGCGAGGTGCTCTTCAAGAAAAAACCCGTGCCGCTCACCAACATGGAATTCCGCGTTCTTCATTTTCTGGCAAGCAGGCCGGGCTGGGTGTTTTCCCGGTACCAGATCGTCGAGGGCGTGCGGGGCGACAACTACCCGGTCACCGACCGCTCGGTCGATGTGCTCATCGTGGGCCTGCGCAAAAAGCTCGACGCCGCCGGCGCGTATGTCGAAACCGTGCGCGGCGTGGGATACCGTTTCAAGGAAGAGGCCTGA
- the phoU gene encoding phosphate signaling complex protein PhoU, which translates to MERHFEKEIQQVMERLRSMAVAVEHAVTGALHAFLARDAGAAQSVLDNEHVINEFEVGIDNDIVRFFALRQPVAVDLRLVLAIQKINNELERIGDHAVNIAESAKRSASLAPMQEIPELFRMSKTVSAMLAESLESFFTKNSELARAQLLKDDEIDRMNRDVILKSIDMAKADPGLIEQVIEYIRVSKNLERIADLSTNISEEEIFHNQARMVKHHTDTTVPPFTD; encoded by the coding sequence GTGGAACGTCATTTTGAAAAAGAGATCCAGCAGGTGATGGAACGGCTGAGGTCCATGGCCGTGGCCGTGGAGCATGCGGTCACGGGGGCGCTGCACGCGTTTCTCGCCCGGGACGCCGGCGCGGCGCAATCGGTGCTCGACAACGAACACGTGATCAACGAGTTCGAGGTCGGCATCGACAACGACATCGTGCGGTTCTTCGCGCTGCGGCAGCCCGTGGCGGTCGACCTGCGGCTCGTGCTCGCGATCCAGAAAATCAACAACGAGCTCGAGCGCATCGGCGATCACGCGGTGAACATCGCCGAATCCGCGAAGCGCTCCGCGTCGCTCGCACCGATGCAGGAAATACCGGAGCTCTTCCGCATGTCAAAGACCGTGAGTGCCATGCTCGCCGAATCGCTGGAGAGCTTTTTTACCAAGAATTCGGAGCTTGCGCGGGCCCAGCTGCTGAAGGACGATGAAATCGACCGGATGAACAGAGACGTCATCCTGAAGTCGATCGACATGGCAAAGGCGGACCCCGGGCTCATCGAACAGGTCATCGAATACATCCGCGTGAGCAAGAACCTGGAGCGCATCGCCGACCTGTCGACGAACATTTCGGAAGAGGAAATATTCCATAACCAGGCGCGCATGGTGAAGCATCACACCGACACGACGGTCCCTCCGTTTACCGATTGA
- the pstB gene encoding phosphate ABC transporter ATP-binding protein PstB, whose translation MENGNVVIRTENVSLHYGSKPALKTVSMDIREKCVTAFIGPSGCGKSTFLRLFNRMNDLIEGVKISGTVMIDGVDIYATPIDVVDLRRKVGMIFQKSNPFPKSIYENVAYGPKIQGIRKKGELDAIVEQCLRRSALWDEVKDGLHQNALGLSGGQQQRLCIARALAVKPEILLMDEPASALDPLSTAKIEELIYELKSAYTIVIVTHNMQQASRVSDYTAFFYLGELVEYDKTTVMFTSPQLKKTEDYITGRFG comes from the coding sequence ATGGAAAACGGCAACGTCGTCATTCGCACCGAAAACGTGTCGCTGCACTACGGATCCAAGCCGGCCCTCAAGACGGTCTCCATGGACATCCGGGAAAAATGCGTTACCGCGTTCATCGGGCCCTCGGGCTGCGGCAAGTCCACGTTTTTGCGGCTGTTCAACCGGATGAACGACCTTATCGAAGGCGTGAAGATCAGCGGCACGGTGATGATCGACGGCGTTGACATTTACGCGACCCCCATCGACGTGGTCGACCTGCGGCGCAAGGTGGGAATGATATTCCAGAAAAGCAACCCGTTTCCGAAATCGATTTACGAAAACGTGGCCTACGGCCCCAAGATACAGGGGATACGGAAAAAGGGCGAGCTCGACGCGATCGTGGAGCAGTGCCTGCGCAGGTCGGCGCTATGGGACGAGGTGAAGGACGGGCTGCACCAAAACGCGCTCGGCCTGTCGGGCGGCCAGCAGCAGCGGCTGTGCATCGCGCGGGCGCTTGCCGTAAAACCGGAAATTCTGCTCATGGACGAGCCGGCGAGCGCGCTCGACCCGCTGTCCACGGCCAAGATCGAGGAGCTCATCTACGAGCTCAAGAGCGCCTACACCATCGTGATCGTCACCCACAATATGCAGCAGGCCTCGCGCGTAAGCGATTACACGGCCTTCTTCTATCTGGGCGAGCTTGTCGAATACGACAAGACCACGGTCATGTTCACGTCGCCCCAGCTTAAGAAGACCGAGGACTACATCACGGGAAGGTTCGGATAA